A section of the Streptomyces xinghaiensis S187 genome encodes:
- a CDS encoding MerR family transcriptional regulator: protein MPASFMPPRRVKIGDAAAFTGSTPRAIRHYHEIGLLPEPERGGDDRRRYGYEDMIRLLWIRRMADAGVALDDIRDAFTTGTASAGADSGEGIAGILERLEETLAEREAELRRQRTAVRRMRTEGSRMGLLSEFVTERLKGLPEGSLRQADLDSLLVTERIFGPLGAAVQATRFVVLATHPTLREDSDRVDDAEEALDDSVAVDDPRVAHVAAERHAFESALQAVIEESGLGEDDDDLFDAWDASHPATADDGEGEAGLGSGRREAGSMSLFEAIGKMPYDFSPARLRCMELAGELSAQDSPATRNTA, encoded by the coding sequence ATGCCTGCGTCTTTCATGCCACCCCGCCGGGTCAAGATCGGTGACGCGGCGGCCTTCACCGGCAGCACGCCACGGGCGATTCGCCATTACCACGAGATCGGTCTGCTCCCCGAGCCCGAGCGGGGCGGCGACGACCGCCGCCGCTACGGGTACGAGGACATGATCCGCCTGCTGTGGATCCGCAGGATGGCCGATGCCGGGGTCGCCCTGGACGACATCCGTGACGCCTTCACCACCGGCACGGCTTCCGCCGGTGCGGACAGCGGAGAAGGCATCGCGGGCATCCTGGAGCGGCTGGAGGAAACCCTCGCCGAGCGGGAGGCGGAATTGCGGCGGCAGCGGACCGCCGTGCGGCGGATGCGCACCGAAGGCAGCCGGATGGGCCTGCTCTCCGAATTCGTCACCGAACGCCTCAAGGGCCTGCCCGAGGGCTCCCTGCGTCAGGCGGACCTGGACAGTCTGCTGGTCACCGAGCGGATCTTCGGCCCGCTCGGCGCGGCCGTCCAGGCCACCCGCTTCGTCGTCCTGGCCACGCATCCCACGCTGCGGGAGGATTCCGACCGCGTCGATGACGCCGAGGAGGCACTCGACGACAGTGTCGCCGTCGATGATCCACGGGTGGCTCACGTGGCCGCCGAGCGGCACGCCTTCGAAAGCGCCCTGCAGGCCGTCATCGAGGAGTCCGGCCTGGGTGAGGACGACGATGACCTCTTCGACGCCTGGGACGCTTCGCACCCCGCCACCGCCGATGACGGCGAGGGCGAGGCCGGCCTCGGCTCCGGTCGGCGGGAGGCCGGCTCCATGAGCCTGTTCGAAGCCATCGGCAAGATGCCCTACGACTTCTCCCCGGCCCGTCTGCGCTGTATGGAACTGGCCGGAGAACTCTCCGCCCAGGACTCACCCGCCACCCGGAACACGGCCTAG
- a CDS encoding Rieske 2Fe-2S domain-containing protein — MAISQRKSSADVTARRVFSDSAGPGRFLSAVDRLERTEELDPTIDWLRGRIRRLPLGPLRDVLHGRWLGHPLHPVLVQVPIGAWLSAAVLDLLPGERREADALVLLGLSGAGPAAVAGWVDWAELQKPQMRVGLPHSVSNAVGVLLYAGSFAARRSGLRGLGRTLGFAGLTVVGIGGALGGHMAYRQASGANHAEDVPHRMPPGWHPVGDMAQFPVEQPVRRRVGEVDVVVVREPGGDVHVLADRCTHMGGPLSEGEVADGCITCPWHGSAFRLSDGWNVRGPATAPEHSFETRVVGGRLEIRLGD, encoded by the coding sequence ATGGCCATTTCACAGCGCAAGAGCAGCGCCGACGTCACCGCCCGCCGGGTGTTCTCGGACAGCGCCGGGCCCGGCCGCTTCCTGTCCGCCGTCGACCGGCTGGAGCGGACGGAAGAACTCGATCCCACCATCGACTGGCTGCGCGGGCGGATCCGCCGCCTGCCGCTCGGCCCCCTCCGCGACGTACTGCACGGCCGGTGGCTGGGGCACCCGCTCCATCCGGTGCTGGTGCAGGTGCCGATCGGCGCCTGGCTGTCCGCGGCCGTGCTCGATCTGCTGCCCGGCGAGCGGCGCGAGGCCGACGCGCTGGTGCTCCTCGGACTGTCCGGTGCCGGCCCCGCCGCGGTGGCCGGCTGGGTGGACTGGGCCGAACTGCAGAAACCGCAGATGCGGGTGGGGCTGCCGCACTCCGTCTCCAACGCGGTGGGCGTGCTCCTCTACGCCGGTTCGTTCGCCGCCCGCAGGTCGGGGCTGCGCGGTCTGGGACGCACGCTGGGCTTCGCCGGGCTCACGGTCGTCGGCATCGGCGGGGCGCTGGGCGGCCACATGGCGTACCGGCAGGCATCCGGCGCCAACCACGCCGAGGACGTGCCGCACCGGATGCCGCCCGGCTGGCACCCGGTGGGCGACATGGCGCAGTTCCCGGTGGAGCAGCCGGTACGGCGCCGGGTCGGCGAGGTGGACGTGGTCGTCGTACGGGAGCCGGGCGGCGACGTGCACGTCCTGGCCGACCGGTGCACGCACATGGGCGGTCCGCTGTCCGAGGGCGAGGTCGCGGACGGCTGCATCACCTGTCCCTGGCACGGCAGCGCCTTCCGGCTGTCCGACGGCTGGAACGTGCGCGGCCCGGCGACCGCGCCCGAGCACTCGTTCGAGACACGGGTGGTCGGTGGCCGGCTGGAGATCCGGCTGGGCGACTAG
- a CDS encoding carboxyl transferase domain-containing protein, whose translation MTGPSDREPVLQLIEAVLDGGSWRTWDEPVPVTTRDPGYRADLERARERTGLDESVITGEGRIRGRRVAVVACEFRFLAGSIGVAAGERLVRAVERATAERLPLLAAPASGGTRMQEGTVAFVQMVKVTAAIAGHKAAGLPYLVYLRHPTTGGVLASWGSLGHLTAAEPGALIGFLGPRVHRALYGEEFPPGVQTAENLLAHGLVDAVLPARELPAVVADALDVLCDDTAGAAGTVPPPLSGPEAAGPAAGADGGPAAPAAPAPAGVPDGGAATVSGGTAPPAAPPGREPGVPATAVSATADSIRRSRRPGRPGVRALLKAAGRQVTPLSGTGAGEHDPGLLLALARIGGTPCVVLGHDRHDGASPPLGPGGLREARRGMRIAAELGLPLLTVVDTAGAALSREAEEGGLAAEIARSLADLVTLPAPTLCLLLGQGAGGGALALLPADRVLAAEHAWLSPLPPEGASAILHRTTERADEVAAQQGVRSADLLAHGIVDRVVAEPGPSEPGPGSGSGPDAVTDAADDPGRFLTHLGEVLGRELALLRAERPEARLAARRLRHRTLGVRPLPPH comes from the coding sequence ATGACCGGACCGAGCGACCGCGAGCCCGTGCTCCAGCTGATCGAGGCCGTACTGGACGGCGGCAGCTGGCGGACCTGGGACGAGCCCGTCCCCGTCACCACCCGCGACCCCGGCTACCGCGCCGACCTCGAACGGGCGCGCGAGCGCACCGGCCTGGACGAGTCCGTCATCACCGGTGAGGGCCGGATCCGGGGCCGCCGGGTGGCCGTGGTCGCCTGCGAGTTCCGCTTCCTGGCCGGCTCGATCGGGGTGGCGGCGGGGGAGCGGCTGGTCCGTGCGGTGGAACGGGCGACGGCGGAACGGCTGCCGCTGCTCGCCGCACCCGCCTCCGGGGGCACCCGGATGCAGGAGGGCACGGTCGCGTTCGTCCAGATGGTGAAGGTGACCGCCGCCATCGCCGGGCACAAGGCGGCCGGCCTGCCGTACCTGGTGTATCTGCGCCATCCGACGACCGGCGGGGTCCTCGCGTCCTGGGGCTCGCTCGGGCACCTCACCGCCGCCGAACCGGGCGCGCTCATCGGCTTCCTCGGACCGCGCGTCCACCGGGCCCTGTACGGCGAGGAGTTCCCCCCGGGCGTGCAGACGGCGGAGAACCTGCTGGCCCACGGCCTGGTCGACGCGGTGCTGCCCGCCCGCGAACTGCCCGCGGTGGTCGCGGACGCGCTGGACGTGCTCTGCGACGACACCGCCGGCGCCGCCGGTACCGTCCCGCCGCCCCTGTCCGGACCGGAGGCGGCGGGCCCGGCGGCAGGAGCGGACGGCGGCCCGGCGGCACCGGCGGCGCCAGCGCCCGCGGGCGTACCGGACGGCGGCGCCGCGACGGTCTCCGGCGGTACGGCACCGCCAGCGGCGCCGCCGGGACGGGAACCCGGGGTACCCGCGACCGCTGTCTCCGCCACCGCCGACTCGATCCGGCGGTCACGGCGCCCCGGGCGCCCCGGGGTCCGGGCCCTGCTCAAGGCGGCGGGCCGGCAGGTCACGCCCCTCAGCGGGACCGGCGCCGGCGAGCACGACCCCGGGCTGCTGCTCGCGCTCGCCCGTATCGGCGGCACCCCGTGCGTCGTCCTCGGCCACGACCGGCACGACGGCGCGTCGCCCCCGCTCGGGCCGGGCGGGCTGCGCGAGGCCCGGCGCGGCATGCGCATCGCCGCCGAACTCGGCCTGCCGCTGCTGACCGTCGTCGACACGGCCGGGGCCGCGCTCTCCCGGGAGGCCGAGGAGGGCGGCCTGGCCGCCGAGATCGCCCGCAGCCTGGCCGATCTGGTCACCCTGCCCGCGCCGACGCTGTGCCTGCTGCTGGGCCAGGGCGCGGGCGGCGGCGCGCTGGCGCTGCTGCCCGCCGACCGGGTGCTGGCCGCGGAGCACGCCTGGCTTTCCCCGCTGCCCCCGGAGGGCGCCTCGGCGATTCTGCACCGGACGACGGAGCGGGCCGACGAGGTGGCGGCCCAGCAGGGCGTGCGCTCCGCCGACCTGCTGGCGCACGGCATCGTGGACCGCGTGGTCGCCGAGCCCGGCCCGTCCGAGCCGGGCCCGGGCTCCGGCTCCGGCCCGGACGCCGTGACGGACGCCGCCGACGACCCCGGCCGCTTCCTCACTCACCTCGGTGAGGTGCTCGGCCGTGAGCTCGCCCTGCTCCGCGCCGAACGGCCGGAGGCCCGGCTGGCCGCCCGCCGCCTCCGCCACCGCACGCTGGGCGTCCGGCCCCTGCCGCCGCACTGA
- a CDS encoding methyltransferase domain-containing protein: protein MTENNTAPSGPPSPRSPGYWDAAAPEFDEEPDHGLRDPAVRAAWSARLADWLPGEPSDVLDLGCGTGSLALLAAGRGHRVTGVDSSPRMAERARAKLAGTGAEVLTGDAAAPPVGNRRFDAVLARHVLWLLPDPAAVLRHWAGLLRPGGRLVLVEGVWWGTVSPAGLPAADLEAALAPLADRTRFERLSGDPALWGGPVDDERYALVAWPAPARRHTEVVDVHLVLRRGAEVLLARRAGTGYGDGLLGVPSGHAEDGEDVREAVIREAREETGLDLAPEDLRAALVMQHRGPGGAPRIGWFFEAAYGAGGEPVNREPEKCSEFRWCPLDRLPDDMVAYCRAGLEAYRAGDRFVLHWQLPGDRVAHDPAAPGRTVCLPATESRAG, encoded by the coding sequence ATGACCGAGAACAACACCGCGCCTTCCGGACCCCCGTCCCCCCGGTCCCCCGGCTACTGGGACGCCGCCGCACCGGAGTTCGACGAGGAGCCCGACCACGGGCTGCGCGACCCGGCCGTCCGTGCGGCGTGGTCGGCGCGGCTGGCGGACTGGCTGCCCGGCGAACCGTCGGACGTCCTCGACCTCGGCTGCGGCACCGGCAGTCTGGCGCTGCTCGCCGCCGGTCGGGGACACCGGGTGACCGGCGTCGACAGCTCCCCGCGCATGGCGGAGCGCGCCCGCGCCAAGCTCGCCGGCACCGGTGCCGAGGTGCTGACCGGGGACGCCGCGGCACCCCCGGTGGGCAACCGCCGCTTCGACGCCGTGCTGGCCCGCCATGTGCTCTGGCTGCTGCCCGACCCCGCCGCCGTGCTGCGGCACTGGGCCGGGCTGCTCCGTCCCGGCGGCCGGCTGGTCCTGGTCGAGGGGGTGTGGTGGGGCACGGTGAGCCCCGCCGGGCTGCCGGCGGCGGACCTGGAGGCGGCCCTCGCCCCGCTGGCGGACCGGACCCGGTTCGAACGGCTGTCGGGCGACCCGGCGTTGTGGGGCGGGCCGGTCGATGACGAGCGGTACGCCCTGGTGGCCTGGCCGGCGCCGGCCCGCCGCCACACCGAGGTCGTCGACGTCCACCTCGTCCTCCGCCGCGGTGCGGAGGTGCTGCTCGCCCGGCGGGCCGGCACCGGATACGGCGACGGCCTCCTCGGCGTACCGTCCGGGCACGCCGAGGACGGGGAGGACGTGCGGGAGGCGGTGATCCGGGAAGCCCGGGAGGAGACCGGGCTGGACCTCGCCCCGGAGGACCTGCGCGCCGCCCTGGTCATGCAGCACCGCGGCCCCGGGGGCGCGCCGCGCATCGGCTGGTTCTTCGAGGCGGCGTACGGGGCGGGCGGTGAGCCCGTCAACCGGGAGCCGGAGAAGTGTTCGGAATTCCGCTGGTGCCCGCTGGACCGGCTGCCGGACGACATGGTCGCCTACTGCCGGGCCGGTCTGGAGGCCTACCGCGCGGGCGACCGCTTCGTCCTCCACTGGCAGCTGCCGGGAGACCGGGTCGCGCACGACCCCGCGGCCCCCGGCCGCACCGTGTGCCTCCCGGCCACCGAGAGCCGGGCCGGCTGA
- a CDS encoding GntR family transcriptional regulator: MSLKVTVDPGSADAPYEQLRSQVADQARSGRLPAGYRLPTVRALAGQLGLAPNTVAKAYRALETDGVIETRGRNGTFVAAAGEGAEREAAAAAQAYAQRVRRLGLNRAEAQAAAEEALRAAYGAD, from the coding sequence GTGAGTCTGAAGGTCACCGTCGACCCCGGCTCGGCCGACGCACCGTATGAGCAGCTGCGCTCCCAGGTCGCGGACCAGGCCCGCTCGGGGCGGCTCCCGGCCGGCTACCGGCTGCCGACCGTACGGGCCCTCGCCGGCCAACTGGGGCTCGCCCCCAACACGGTGGCCAAGGCGTACCGCGCGCTGGAGACGGACGGGGTGATCGAGACCCGTGGCCGCAACGGCACCTTCGTGGCCGCCGCGGGCGAAGGCGCCGAGCGCGAAGCGGCCGCCGCCGCACAGGCGTACGCCCAGCGCGTCCGCAGGCTGGGGCTCAACCGCGCGGAGGCCCAGGCCGCCGCCGAGGAGGCCCTGCGCGCCGCCTACGGCGCGGACTGA